The Cryptomeria japonica chromosome 6, Sugi_1.0, whole genome shotgun sequence genomic interval TATAGGTAATATAAGATTTAGACTGTGCTCTTTATTAATGTTCTAATATATTAAATCAGGAGAGGCCTGAACCTTTACATACTTGTACAATCAGTCAGCAACTTGTTCTTTATTAATGTTAAAATTCATCTACAATTTTAAATTATTAAGATTCCGACCTGATCTACCTTCTACCTTGTATAGCCTAATTAGAACATTAATAATCTGTAAATTACATTATTGATTTCCTTCTATCGAATTGACTATTATGAATGgaagatgaagattcttctttttaTTTTGAAGCAAGCTGTATTTTATTTCTAGCCACAACTTCATTTAAGAAAAGGTCCAAAACAATAGCTTGCAGATTTGAAAGCTAAAACATTGGCATAAGACTACATAACATCATTTGATCTAACTCACATGAATGCGATCTAGTATTGAAATGAGTTGCATAATATCTTGATCTAATTTAGTAAAAATCTTCTTAATCATTATTTGATATATTGAATCTTCATTATGATATTGGTTTACAACACAACTTTATAATAACAAAATGAATCCATCACCATACGTAAAAACATATAAACATCTTATTTCTCATTAATTACAATAATTACTAAATGTATTATTTACAGCTAACTCAATACTAGTTACACTTCACCATATGGATTACCATAAAGAGAAGAAACATTCTAGAACTAACAAGCATACAGTAATATTCAATTTAATGGCATGGAGGGCTTGCTACATGGAACAAGTGAAATTAAAATTTTACAGGAAAGATAAAAGACTAACCAAAATTTGCGAAAAAGTTGCGGGGAGGGCCATTTTTAATTTCCAGTAGACTAAATGATGAATGACACTGACAAGCATATGGTGCTCGTACCGCAAATCGGGAAAAATATTCGAGATGACAAACAAGAAAAAAAATCTTACACTGTGGTCCAGTAGAAACGGTAGTTATTCAATCCTTTCAAATTGATTAATACAGTTCCGTATACAGCAAGTCGAAGATTTATCTTTCAATTACTTCTGCAAATTTTCCACGCTTCAAAAGACTGAACATTATCTGCCCCACAACTTTTCCGTTTTTTCCTGATTTGCCAAGACTTTCGAAAGTATCTTTTTCTTTTATGAGTTTCTATAAAATATACAGGGTGCCCCTTCTGATGGACAGATGTAGAGGTGTGCAAGTTTGGTGGTCAGACGAAAGCGGATAATTATGTTGAAAAATCAAATTTGTGCTGTGATATGCCTGCTTCCAGTTTTTATTTGTACTGCACAGCAGTCTAATGGCAGCAGCACTAATTTTTCCTTTACCAACTTTAGCCAAAACAACAGCCAGCAGCTCATATACATGGGGGACGCTAACTTTTCGGCTGAGTATGGTTATATCGATATCACACCCGATCCAAACCCCACTGTAAACTTTTCTTCTCCAAATGAAACGGCTTCAAATCTTCTCGACCGCAACGGAAGGGTTCTGTACCACAAGGAGATCACGATGTGGCCGGCAAGTTTCACCACCAGCTTCACCATCTTCGTGGAAAACATAACAGCCATCAGAAACTTCAATGGCGACGGTATTGCCTTCATCATCGTGCCAGATAACAAGGGCCTTTTAGCAAAGAGCAGTGGGGCCTTCCTCGGCCTCTTCAACCAGTCCACGGACGGAAACACGACCGGCCAGCTTGCCATCGAATTCGACACATTCCATAATGAATTTGACCCAGTCGGCAGCAATCATGTGGGCATCGACATCCAGGGCATCAAATCCAACGCAACTGCTAGTATGGAAGAGCACGGCATGGATATCCAGGCTGCGCGAGCTATAGAAGTCAGGGTCGACTACGACGGGTGGGCTAAATCCCTGCAAATCTATGCGCGCTATGCAAACAGTAGTTCGGCCTACACAAGCCTTCTGAACTACACGGTGGAGCTCAAAAACACTGTTCCAAGATCGGCGTACGTGGGATTTTCTGCAGCAACAGGGAATTCATTCGAGATACACAGAATTCTCAACTGGAATTTCAGTTCCACGATGTTGCCGGAATCTTCACTGGATTTATCACCGGGGGGACCGGAAAGCGGGGTCAAAGTCGGCGTCTTGGTGGGCTCAATTACAGTCGGGTTGGTTATGGTGGGATTGTTGGTCTTGTGGTTCGTGGTAAAGAGACTAAAAAGGAAAAACCAGACTACTATAACTCTTGACAAAGGAAGCTTCATGGGAGAGCTTGAAATGATCCAAAGCGCGCCTCACCGTTTCTCGTACAAGCAACTAGCCGCCGCTACCAGCAACTTCAGTAAAGCCGAGCTTTTGGGAACCGGCGGGTTCGGAAGCGTGTACAGAGGAAACCTCAACGCCGGAGGTAACGAAGAAGGGTCGTTGGTGGCGGTGAAGAGAATTTCAGCCGGGTCAAGGCAGGGGGAAAGGGAGTTCATCTCTGAAATCAACACCATAGGCCGCCTCCGCCACCGGAACCTGGTGCAGCTTCAGGGCTGGTGCCACGAGCGTGATGAGCTTCTTCTAGTCTACGATTACATGCCCAACGGAAGTCTGGACAAATTCCTTTACGACAGAACCCGGGACCCGCCCTTGGATTGGCCGCGACGCCAAAGGATATTGTGCGGCCTGGCCTCGGCTCTACTCTACCTGCATGAAGAATGGGAGCAGAGGATCATTCACCGAGACGTGAAGCCCAGCAATGTGATGCTTGACGGGAAATTCAACGCTCGCCTGGGGGACTTCGGTCTGGCCCGGCTCATGGAGCACGACGATAATAGTCCGGCTGTGATGACTCTGCTGGCGGGTACGCCCGGGTACGTGGCTCCCGAGTGCAGCTACACAGGCAAGGCCACGACAGAATCAGATGTGTTCAGTTTTGGGATCGTCCTGTTGGAGGTGGCCACTGGTAGGCGGGTTGTGGAGCGCAAGTACCCATTGGCTGAACGAAATTTGGTGGACTGGGTTTGGGGGCTCTACAGCCAGGATAGAGTCTTGGAGTGTGTGGATCCCAAACTGGAAGGGTCTGGTTATGATGAAGAGCAGATAAGAAGAGTGTTGATTTTGGGTCTAGCGTGCTCGCATCCTGATCCACAGTTACGCCCTTCTATTAGACAAGCCATTCAAGTGCTCATAAACCCTAATGAAGAGCTGCCGCAGCTGCCTTCCAGCAGGCCACTGGCGATCTATGTTAGTTTGCCACCGGTTGGATCTGTTCATTCTCAGTCCACCTTGTCTTCGAGTACGAGTGGTGATGCCGGATCGTATAGTCTCATGGGTGAGAGTAGCATGGGTTCCATTACATGTTCCACGCTACATCATGGCAGATAAAGATGAGCACATGGCTTGCCATACTTTCTGTCTCACTCTCTTTTCATTTGCCATGTTTGTTTATATTAAATATGCGTTGCAAAGGAGTTTAtctgttttgtttttttgtttttttaaagattGTATTTGCATTGGAGTGAGAATGccatacatgaatacattcaaatTGTTCAATTTGTCATGTTGGTTTATGTGTTACGAAAGAGTTTATCTGTGTttctattagattttttttttattgtggtGAAAATGGTATCTCAATTTGAATGTGTATTTATACAAGTATttatatccttttttttttttcgttttagATTGTATTTGTATTGAAGTGAGAATGACATACATAAATTACTCAAAATGAACTATTTGAATGTATAATTATACAAATATAGTTATAAACCAAAAAAGATAATATTAAGCAAATGTTGATAGGTTTTACCATTTGTGTAGGAcaaagttaaaataatttaatatacaatatatttttAGAATTACAATGTAGAAGTATGCTTTTGTACATATTATAGTAGCATATGCATACACAATGAGACATGCAAATCTAGGGACAGTGTAAAAGTAGGTGAATTTGGCTCTTTACTTTCAATGATTTGGCGGTAGATAAtatagtatatgtatatgtggtttTAAAAGTACGTGGAAAGGTTAACCTCATAGATGATTGCGTGAtctatttatttcaattttttattgcattaaaggtgagttaaaaataaatataaagatgGTGCATGTCTTGGTTGGATGAATGTTAAAGTCTTATAATAACAATGACTATTTGtgatttgattatttcattaagtTGTATTTTTAACTATTCTTGCAATGAACATAACAAATTAGTAagtaatttaataatatattttggaAATTAGTTTTTATATAGTAAAATGAGtgcttattgtagacacctaaaattgtcttttttatttaaataaatatttttatttatttaattattttaagtcttctattaactaaataaatatttatttatttaattaactcatttagCTTCTTTTagccctttttctcatttaaataaatattttttatttatttaaattatatctcCTAAACTAAATAAATACCGTTAAtaatttaattggtcccacttcttttattaattaaataaatctttatttatttaattaattcattagctttttcctctatgacacatgcCACTAATTTCTTAATCCttctctacctacccccttcattattctaCTATTTCTTCCACCTAccttttaatcctagccgaccatttctTTCTTTCACCTCTttatctcatccctccattttctaaagtgtcttctatataagaggatacttccttcattatcaaccctaatcaatgcgTCTAATCAACACTTATGCAATCAAGCATTCTTGTGATCTAGATacttcaaccacaatccgttcttttttgagcttttgtgcacacataaaatatgagagaaaatatatcaaacaagatcaatggagattaaattcctacttgacatgtgaatggtaatattgttttattttgtggatttgcatgttcttaggtatcttcattcaTGTATGGTGGATGTTTGGTTGTAGAACTAAGGGcttattgtggttggatctttgtggttttacaatagtttatcatcatcatttttcatagtatacattttggcacgcccgatgggacccttctcccttttatttttaatattttgtttgCAGATCTAGCTTTTTTGTGAAGTTGCAGGTTGGATGTGCAACGATTCAGATTTATTGTACGTCTGCAACTGATATTTTTGTGTCTGCCTTCTAATTTCGTGTGTGTGATCTATGTTATTGCGTCTATATTTTTCTATTGATTTTTTAGGTTTCAGATCCCGAAATCGCGTTTATGAATTATATTATCCTGTCTCTGATCAAAAATCGTGTCTACATTGGATATTTTAgtgtttttgcattttttgtttgtTGCAAGTACAAGTTTTTTCTGAAATCACATATGTGACTCATACTTCCACATTTCTGCCCAGAAAGTGTGTTTGTGATTCCTGTTTTCGCGTATGTGTCCAGATCTTGTTTTTGTAGGTTCCAGATCTCTGAATCGCATCTGCATATCATATTTCTATGTATGTGTTTGGAAGTTGCATTTGTGTTCGATATAACTTGGTTTTTGTTCTCAATTTTCATTATATTTTTCacttttagggttttttaatttggTTTTGGCTTAACCCCTTGATTGGACTAACGAAGTGGTACAATTGTTTTGAAAAGGAGAAAATATCATATTGTAGAAGAACCCCCTTTctcatttggatttggatttctaaaatttacctaactagtgtgcttgcaggtgggggtaatctatcaaaactactaatcatttgttgcagGGGTAACTTAGGTGTGTGTCTCTAGatttttagtctaattagggtcacatctttttcatttggggttaaaaagagcttgtttgaagtgtttggtgttTTGCACATTTCATGTTTGTAACCTTAGAGGTGATAAAAAAAAGTATCAtctcccctcgccttccattggaccttgggtgtaagagaaatcgtTATCATTTTCTATTTAGGTAGGAGGGTCTGTCTCCcaggtagcccataaggccaagtgagagagaaCGACCCAAGCGGTAATTATTCTGCttgctatataaattaatacattaggTGAAAGTCGCGATGACTTGGTGACATGTATCTACACCAACGGTTCTCCCTAGTATTTAAACTTGTATTGGATGCATTAAAAATCCTCTTTGGGGATtaggagtgggttcttaaatgagtcATCGTCGTATGGGTAGACACCAAGGACCGCAGAAGTTCACCCACTAAACATATTTTgttgtagaggccaaaaatccttacatttgatggttcagggagTACGGATCGTATCtcgtagatacccctcatgtaccctttcatgttgagatAGGAATCCCTCATTTGATCTTTGGTCTTTTGAGGTAAGACAATCTAGTATgtccgagaagtgagtgtcatggtgggggagccagtgctaccaaaatctctagttgtccacttgtttgaggtatttctatgtcgTGGGgtccccattgaatggtttctctttctagcctaggttgtgcatgttttcaagtgtcttcaatttgtgctATACCAGTGAAAATATTTTGAACTTACACAAAAATATTTTGGACAAACACACCATCAAAAATTCTGTCTTCATTGTTTACTATGTTTTCTTGCCAAAAAAGCATTCAACATCAGGATTTGGTCACATTCGACAACTTCACATTTGGACAGAATTAGAAATCTTCTCAAAAATCGCATCTATGATAGTTTAAACCACATCTGAGGTTGTAAACCGTGTCTATGCAGAGAAGAAACATGTTTGTGTATCAGAGAATCAACAttgtcaatgcaacaaataaaccACGTCTCTACTTCTTGAAACCTCATATGGGTTGGTAAATCGCGTCTGCACAGGGCACAATCACGTTTTTGTTAGAAAGCAAAACATTGTCAGTAACAATAAAACTACATCTGTGTCATATAAAACTATGTCTAAGATCAAAAAACACGTTTGTGTAGAACAGATCTATATTTGTGTTTCAGGATAAAATTTTACAACAACTGGAAAAGACAAAATGTTCTTAGGTTTTGAGATTTTAAGAGCTTCTATGGAATTTCCCATAAGGCTCCATCATTTTTAGTCAACCAATTTTGGTCTTATATTTCTACATCATTTGCCTTCATTTTCAATCCCTCATTACACATTTTCTAAACTAGAATCAAAAGGTTGCTTTATTGTCCTCGTCCTATCTTAAAAAATTATtacaacatatcactaagtggttccTATATCAGATCTATCATATTAGGGTCCCATTTGgtcctctttagtcaaggtcaacttaactCATCAAGAGatatatcatctctttggaagccataccTTACTTTAGACCCCACATATCTTGGAATTatacttttggacattgcaagacaaccctagattcctTCCATCTCATATCCTTTCTTGATCTTCCATAGTCTTCTCTTCCATCTTCATTGTAGACAAGGTCAAGTTTATAGTTGAAACCCGTTctcaaaggtctagaagagaagacaaagaagctccatgagtacctatgagtttgatggagatgaattttataaTCCATTTGATAGTCACAATAAAAtgccagacaatgataatgaaacCAACATTGAGAACAACAATGACAATTACAATGCATCTATCACCACCACAGACATTGAAGAGAATATCTTAGATCCAGGATTTatagtgttgtcctcatttttgttttctaaaatgatggaccattactctatggcacgcttctcaAGGCATAATTTTGTGTTATCCCTAGACTGGAATAATCCTTAGTCCATATTTAAACCATATTTCAAATTTCATTGCATTCTGGGtccgtttgctatgtctttccttcaattttgggttttttctccctaactgcaggtgggaaattttccttaagttgcaagttttaatgttttcctttgttttagtgttgtaggcaAATTTTTAGTTAATTATAAGTGCACGCTATGAAAAATAGAACTTGTAACTtcctttttatttcccccttgttgctttttgtcttttaagtcattgtaggaactttttgggcatattacaagtgaactttacaatataaaattaaaataaaacttgtaattcttGTAAAAAGTTTCACTTcagtgattttaagttatggtagggaTTTTTGtcctccattacaagttttataaagtcactttaagttgtaatagggattttatttccctattacaagttttatttttaagttgtttttgtgacttgcaaaaggaattttattttccctttactagtcttttgctgagttgtttaaaacttgtaatgggagtttcatttccctattacaagtatttTAAAATTGTTGTTTGCTCTCACAAACCAGATTTTTCTATTATGCATGAAAAGTGAAcatttttaaacttgcaaatgggttttagaaacccgatttcatgtgttctttgcaattttaaacttgttgttctttcccaaaaatccgaccagcaatattggaggattttgttgacaatttccacCAATTTTTGTGGAGGGATTCAAGGAGGGAGAAGGCATTTTGGTTTCCTTTCTATTTTCATGCATCTTTCAACTCCTTTCATGCTATTTGGAAGATGTTATTGTTGGTTTTATAGCCTTCAAACAACAAAACACGTGTTTCTTGAATGCCATGATTTTCTTCTTGGAATGCCACTAATCTTACCTCCTATATCGTTTTGGCTTGTCTTGCCTAGGTGTGGAGGTTGGATGTCTTTCTTGACCAATTCCTCATGCTTTTGAAAAGCGTTTTGATCCATATGGCGATTTtctaaaaacgtggctagggtttggaaTGTGGTTTGATATCTATTTAAGAGATTTTCTCTCATCTTTCAAGGATTGTTTCTTATTCTTGGGAGGTCATTTTGATTGATCaaggtatgtttctttcctttcctttttgtttttatttcttgtttattTGGTTTTCCTTGGTCAAATTGTAATTTGTATGTATGTTGGTTTTGCCTAAAATCAGTTTTGTGAGACattttcccctttgttccaagtttgcaagGCAATTTGTGAATTGTATCgtctttccccattttccctctttatttGCATTCGGGATTTAAAAACTCGATTGCATGTaagatgaaaatagttgatctTCCCCTTTGGTTGTAAAATCTTAACCATCTTTTGGTGAAACTCCAAGTTTCTAAATTGGAAAATATTCATCCTTTCAAAATTGGGTTTTTGGAACCCGATTACATGTTAAAATTTCTCCCCATTTTCAttaagatgatcttcccaaaatcttttcattttcactcatattcatttccatcatccatacataccattcccaccatttcatccactcatttcacaccttcattcatttttcccatttcaagtcttcacttgcagtcaaccatccaaaacccgaaattggtccaaaatgcactcaaaaaagacttgaaaatgagttttaaaggtccaattacaagtgcaaacttgtagttaaccattacacatatgaagttgcatgtttgttctccacaattgcaagttaattctCTTGTtgtccccacacatgtaatgcagcttccagaacccgaaattaaCTTGTGAGcacatttttgcatcaatttatcccttcccttgtcagtttgGTTTACACACATGACCTACCAAATCAAcagattaaggcatgggccttattttgcaagcagatttaaatattggaagatgatacaaagaagagatacaacaataaTTCATGGTGTAgaacatagaatgctttcaagacaaagatggtcatgacatggaaagaggaaggcagccctttcccattagaaaagatagtactaccccaaggaagaagataaggatgcaagttcccattatggttcaagatgtctttaccaattctgaatacttcaagttctagcatcctgaagcgacatgaagatcatcacagactaaggatgatgcagttagagtcgtgtctttagacacatggaatagttttagttgtgcatttgtaattttgttttgataaGTTACATGTAAAtgaataactttgtaattgcaagttaattcATTACTTGCAcctttgtaattacatgtaaagcaactacaagttgtgttcaattaggactgtagttggaataactcataaatagttattgaaaaagtcttggtggttgagagaatttcccAAGTTATTTgcgatcctcccacctttttctcatgactgctgtcacgaatcgttttatttaatgttgtacaatttaaagatgtaatgtgattttgaaatttaaaatagattagatcattcataatctagtctGAGGAAATATAGCATGCTTTTTACTCctacaaatgatatgaaattcaatattcttttgggtttgtcaatgctgataaaattttgagtgcaagtaatgcaggatgaggtgaaggaggtcgaaggcgagaacatgaatcaggtagaattgcttttgattgaatgaatttgatggaaaagggaatctttcacacaccacattaggatttatatttgcatctttaAATACggatgatttaaatgatcttattgagtgtttgttcaaattgaaatgatgaatttggaatgagtagtagattgatttaaataattatacatgtgcattgattgcatgatgtgagtggcgattgaattgaatttaagttgcatgagtaatggtgaaatattaatctttatggttaaaagagataaaatgtgtagatgatttgaaaatgaatatcaaccctaggtttttatgtccttCTTGTTCAGATATGTATAATGTATGGAAAAGCGTACTAATAAGTACTTTTGTAAATTGGTCAATAGTataaaatgtacatgtatataagaattcaatcatatacatatatcaatatccaattatagtAAAATTTGATTTCGACAAGACTTTTGTTTATacatacgtaatcatttgagatcaaaaatatatacgcattatatgcatgtgtatatgaattctaatgataattCGATCACAAACTTATAGATAAGAGTTTAATTATCAAATATGTAAATAGGTTTGAGGAATTAAACTATTTTATAAAAATccataatatatatgtatacatttatatattgaatatttaattatgcttaagtgattattttcttattttatgatCATGACCATTCGAAATAATGTATTTATGAAATAATGTATTTAATCAAAGAAAAGGTTTATCAAAGAATTTGTTAAAaaaaacaaagtttaatgtttaatattaaaaaagagtcatttaatatataaatataatattaaacatattaaTATAAGGTGGCAGGTTGAAAAAGGTGGTCGACCGTTAGAAGCCAAAGGAAGAGCCGCTTTGGTCGGTGTGTTAACAGACTCCTCCACCCACGGTAGCCGCTTTGGTCAGTTTGTTAGCAGAACCCCCTCCATACACGATGGTCGTTGTCAAAGCCTTTAAACGCAGGTCAAAACGGTAGGAGGCAAAGTTGTTTAAGGTAGGTGTAGCTTAAGGGAGATACCACCGACTACCACTACCACTATCAAAACATAAATAACATGTAAAACACATAAGCCACGATATCTGCCTTAATCGACACATATAATCAAAACTTAAATTGAATTAGACTTGGCATGCAACGTGACTCTGCGGTGGATAAGCTGAAGTTGACAGATTCCATGCAGCATTCAAGCTCCAACTGAAACGGTTGGAAGTTTTAAACAATAAGACTCGAACTTGCCACAAAACAAGGATGATATTTAAATCATAGAACTGCGTGGAGATTATAGTTACAACCACATGACAATAGAAATAATAGAACAGTAAATAAGACCCAGAGAATAGCAGCAAACATAGCcaaagattagaataaatagacaTATACACACACTCATTATTTCATTCTTTCTCACAGGAGATTAGAAGAGtgataatttcttgaagggagggttagaatagtttgatagagaggaagaatagtttgatagagaggaaaaatagtttgatagagataagaatagttggagagaaagagagacttgtGATCAAGGCGTGGAATCATTTGATGAAGAATGACAAGGTCAAaagcttacaatccactctaagtttccaagaggttagaatcctttgtttatgttttattttatttgctaAATTTGGTATACaatgtgtagaaatggaagtttagataatagatatgtacgtccaaatgggtatcaCTTATTAATATcatatttgaaatgctttgtaaaccattgtggaatagaagaaaagaatttagagaaaagatgttgttaatatcgtattttgcacaaaaataattagttttaattctatttttagaatgtgtttgcgtacttttggttacatatgagattaatttcatacatgtttaacaccttctattgtatgtactttattttagacgaaagattgattttaagattattgcttataaacgtttattgttttccaaaaaatgaaagattgtcttcgatagatatattagacaagtaatgattagtaagcaacaaaaattatatctctatttttgttttaaaagaaagattgtattctcaaaagaatttgtgtttgagggaatcgagctagggttaagcttgagttggaaaaatttacctttcgggacgggtgccgaatgtggatgctttAGGGAGAATAGTTTCTTTTTCCagctattattttgttgtgcatggcatatactcggctgagttattgtttgaattatccgtagaaaaagatggaaattccttatttatactctctaccacatcctagtatgatagtgaatgcttgtttcttagaatgaactaggaaaaatgaaaatgcatatattatctaggcatgcaccagattccctcttgctttcgaattctttggttaaaccaattcgtgcaaggtcgggtattcttgattgaccaagaattctggggaagcgtaagcttcaaggttgggcggaaaaagtgcctgattcttgttctcgcCTGCATTCAAAAgacagaaggaagcgactcagactaaagatcgacggatgcatcttcttgtatattcttaaggaaatttggaagcctaagtaggaaataagaacttcttagtattggatattgtattattcatgtgcattattatgatatattcgatgttgcttatatcttgtataaaatatgcttagagattggaattttaagtttatttatgaataaagagtagtttagggttagatcctagattgacgtctttacattttggtatcagagcctaggtttataacactaggacctatatgAGTCACTTCGCTAAGATAAATCTGGAAATTAATAGCTTTATGTTTTACAGAAATGGTTCGTACCAAGTAGACAGCCCGAAAGTCAATAGCAGGATATGCCTGTTACCTGAGGGTTAAAAAGGATCCTCAATCACCTGTTAAGCCAGTTTTGGATGATGCCCCTTTTGAAGCAAAACCAGTCCTAGAAAAGAGTATTGTAATAGGAAAGGCCCCTACAGAATGTCATACTAAGAAGAATATCCctaaaaaagaaaaagagcctGAGTTGGAATATTCACCTATCAGGCCAATAGTGATCAGTTCTGAGGAATCTGAGGGCTATACCCCTCTAAGTGAGACTGAATCGAAAGGATATACCCCATTAAGTCTGAATGAGTTGGAAGAATCCACTCCCTTGACTCCTCTCGATGAGTGATGTAACATGTTACGACACTTCAATAAAATGTCTTTCCTTCTATTACCGAATAAGGATGTAATCCCTTCTCCTATAAA includes:
- the LOC131073017 gene encoding L-type lectin-domain containing receptor kinase IX.1, whose product is MLKNQICAVICLLPVFICTAQQSNGSSTNFSFTNFSQNNSQQLIYMGDANFSAEYGYIDITPDPNPTVNFSSPNETASNLLDRNGRVLYHKEITMWPASFTTSFTIFVENITAIRNFNGDGIAFIIVPDNKGLLAKSSGAFLGLFNQSTDGNTTGQLAIEFDTFHNEFDPVGSNHVGIDIQGIKSNATASMEEHGMDIQAARAIEVRVDYDGWAKSLQIYARYANSSSAYTSLLNYTVELKNTVPRSAYVGFSAATGNSFEIHRILNWNFSSTMLPESSLDLSPGGPESGVKVGVLVGSITVGLVMVGLLVLWFVVKRLKRKNQTTITLDKGSFMGELEMIQSAPHRFSYKQLAAATSNFSKAELLGTGGFGSVYRGNLNAGGNEEGSLVAVKRISAGSRQGEREFISEINTIGRLRHRNLVQLQGWCHERDELLLVYDYMPNGSLDKFLYDRTRDPPLDWPRRQRILCGLASALLYLHEEWEQRIIHRDVKPSNVMLDGKFNARLGDFGLARLMEHDDNSPAVMTLLAGTPGYVAPECSYTGKATTESDVFSFGIVLLEVATGRRVVERKYPLAERNLVDWVWGLYSQDRVLECVDPKLEGSGYDEEQIRRVLILGLACSHPDPQLRPSIRQAIQVLINPNEELPQLPSSRPLAIYVSLPPVGSVHSQSTLSSSTSGDAGSYSLMGESSMGSITCSTLHHGR